The sequence AAAAGATTGATCGGTTCCGTTTATCCATTTGCCAGTATGATATGAACCAGTAAGAAATAAGGTTAATGTGTTGCCAGGTTATGATCTGTTTATAGTGTAAAAGTACTTATCTGGAAATGGGAAAAAATGATATAAGGCAACTACTGGACTGATACATAGCTGACATTGGTTCTACATATGATATAGAAACTAATGAGATAGCTTAAGCACACTCTAGTATTTGTAAGTAGATAAATTATTGGAAAATTAAACTATCAGGAAATAATATTTTCTAGAAAATCACCTATATAGTAAGCCACCAAAGCTGCAGATACACCTAAAAAAACAGTTTCGACAATTCCTTTCCATCTGCTGGTTTCGTTTACATAAGTTTTAAGAAATCCGACAAGGGCAAATGCAATAGATGTGAATAAACAGGAAGTTGGAAACAAGTATTCTTTTTGGATTGAAATCACTAAATCCAGTACATATGGAAAGATAGGTATAAACCCAACTGTCAGAAAGGAGAAAAATGTAACTACAGCCATCAGAAAAGGAGGCTTCGTACTGGGAATCATTTCCAACTCTTCTTTCATCATCAGATCCACCCATCGCTCTCTATCAGAGGTTATAACCGTAACAATCTGCTCAAGCAACTCTCCATGAAAACCTTTATCGGCAAATATCTCCCGGATTTCATTCTGCTCCTGTTCGGGTAAGTGATCTATTTCCCAATACTCAATTCTTTTTTGTTTCTCATAGTTGTCCCGTTCTGATTTAGCTGAAAGATAGCTCCCCACAGACATAGAAAAGCCGTCCGCAAACAAGTTAGCAAAACCCAGAATAATGACAACGGAGGAAGATAAACTGGCTCCGGTTGCTCCTGCTACTACAGCAAAGGTGGTTACGCTTCCATCAATACCTCCAAATACAAATTCACTCAGATAATCCTGAATATGTGTGAAAAATGTTTTTTGGTGGTGCAGAACGCTTTCTGAATGTGTTTGCATATCTGAGTGTGTTTACATAGACGTCTAATGTTTGCTATCAGGTATAAATAAATTCCACCTTCTATAATCTGATAAAACGGTTCTATCAGTAATTGTATGAGTAGGTTTTATAAAAAATGCAACCTTACGTTCAGGTTGCATTTTGCGATTGACTCTGTTTGTTCGACAAACAAATGCTACAGAAAATTTTTCCTCTATTTTAGGAATGGAAGGTCTGAAGATAACTACATGCATATTCTTAATTAAAAACAATAACTATTTTCCCTGCGGATAATATATTTCTGTAGTAAACGAGCCAGATCAAAAGTAACTGGTTAAATTACATTGATTGCACCAGTTAGATAAGTAGAGTAGTAAATAGGCAAAGTAGATTAGATAGGTAGGTCTTTTTTAATCTGACCTGTAGGATCTAAAA is a genomic window of Xanthocytophaga agilis containing:
- a CDS encoding VIT1/CCC1 transporter family protein, which translates into the protein MQTHSESVLHHQKTFFTHIQDYLSEFVFGGIDGSVTTFAVVAGATGASLSSSVVIILGFANLFADGFSMSVGSYLSAKSERDNYEKQKRIEYWEIDHLPEQEQNEIREIFADKGFHGELLEQIVTVITSDRERWVDLMMKEELEMIPSTKPPFLMAVVTFFSFLTVGFIPIFPYVLDLVISIQKEYLFPTSCLFTSIAFALVGFLKTYVNETSRWKGIVETVFLGVSAALVAYYIGDFLENIIS